In one window of uncultured Acetobacteroides sp. DNA:
- a CDS encoding IS256 family transposase translates to MKEEEKVASFSYEEFEKEAIKGLYERKSLSGENGVFAPLLKHFLEKALALELEQHLKDSEGNKRNGATTKTVKSSNGEFELSPPRDRNGSFTPEIVAKRQVLLDDELCEKVLSLYAKGMSYADIRKLLMEVYGLSLSPAQMSELTDRLIPELQEWQQRPLSPLYAIVWFDAIHFKCREGGAVQGKALYNVYAVSQEGFRELLGIYIAGSESARFWLEVLQDLRLRGVEDILIACTDNLKGFSEAISSTFPETVIQSCIVHQVRSTLKYVVKKDYKAITADMRAIYGSPTLEAGEAELERFAERWGTKYPTAVKSWRENWYKLSSFFDFGREIRRLMYTTNPIEGIHRRMRKVTKTKGCFSSDMAIKKLIYLVIRDINSSPKREVAGWKLIYGQLCIKFAERMAKFGA, encoded by the coding sequence ATGAAAGAGGAAGAAAAAGTAGCGAGCTTCAGCTACGAGGAATTTGAGAAGGAGGCCATCAAAGGCCTTTACGAGCGCAAGAGCCTAAGCGGCGAGAATGGGGTGTTCGCCCCGCTGCTCAAGCACTTTTTGGAGAAGGCCCTAGCGCTGGAGCTGGAGCAGCACCTGAAGGATTCGGAGGGCAACAAGCGCAACGGCGCTACCACCAAAACGGTTAAGAGCTCGAACGGCGAGTTTGAGCTCAGCCCCCCCAGAGACCGTAACGGATCCTTTACCCCAGAGATCGTGGCCAAGCGGCAGGTGCTGCTGGACGACGAGCTCTGCGAGAAGGTGCTCTCGCTCTACGCCAAGGGGATGAGCTACGCCGACATTCGGAAGCTGCTGATGGAGGTTTACGGGCTTTCGCTCTCGCCCGCCCAGATGAGCGAGCTCACCGATCGGCTCATCCCCGAGCTGCAGGAGTGGCAGCAGCGCCCGCTGAGCCCGCTCTACGCGATAGTCTGGTTCGATGCCATCCACTTCAAGTGCCGCGAGGGCGGTGCAGTGCAGGGCAAGGCGCTCTACAACGTCTACGCGGTCAGCCAGGAGGGCTTTCGGGAGCTGCTGGGCATCTACATTGCCGGGAGCGAGTCGGCCCGCTTCTGGCTGGAGGTGCTGCAGGATCTGCGCCTTCGGGGCGTGGAGGACATCCTGATCGCCTGCACGGATAACCTCAAGGGCTTCAGCGAGGCCATCAGCAGCACCTTTCCCGAGACGGTCATCCAGAGCTGCATCGTCCACCAGGTGCGCAGCACGCTCAAGTACGTGGTTAAAAAAGACTACAAGGCCATCACCGCCGACATGCGGGCCATCTACGGCAGCCCCACGCTGGAGGCGGGCGAGGCGGAGCTCGAGCGCTTCGCCGAGCGCTGGGGGACGAAGTACCCCACCGCCGTCAAGAGCTGGCGGGAAAACTGGTACAAGCTGAGCTCCTTCTTCGACTTCGGCAGGGAGATCCGCCGGCTCATGTACACCACCAACCCCATCGAGGGCATCCACCGGCGCATGCGGAAGGTGACCAAGACCAAGGGGTGCTTCTCCTCCGACATGGCCATCAAGAAGCTGATATACCTCGTTATTCGGGATATCAACTCGAGCCCAAAGCGGGAAGTTGCGGGGTGGAAGCTCATCTACGGGCAGCTTTGCATTAAATTTGCCGAGCGGATGGCCAAGTTTGGAGCATGA
- a CDS encoding SusE domain-containing protein: MKLLAYVAASIFLLAACDKDETKVYISETPTAPVLSSPQNESSFDLTKLTDVQKTANFAQPFTWSLADYGFQASIQYQIQFSKNADMSKAKVLSSVNLGKTYTPTNLAFDEFLIGSLRLTPKVAAKVYYRIVASTSGLPSSTYPDGGATTAIQSMTVTPFNTPVDVKTWGIVGSATPNKWDGPDFMMDDGDNADEYVATVNLVVGEIKFRFNNSWDKNLGGSGGVLSNGGSNIPITVAGTYTIKLNTKALTYSIVKL, from the coding sequence ATGAAGTTATTAGCATACGTCGCCGCTAGCATCTTTTTGCTCGCCGCTTGCGACAAGGACGAAACCAAGGTTTACATTTCTGAAACCCCAACAGCGCCTGTTCTAAGCTCTCCTCAGAACGAATCATCTTTTGATTTAACGAAGCTAACCGATGTGCAAAAAACCGCCAATTTTGCACAGCCATTTACCTGGAGCCTTGCCGACTATGGCTTTCAGGCATCAATCCAATACCAAATTCAGTTTTCGAAGAATGCGGATATGTCAAAAGCTAAGGTTTTAAGCAGCGTTAACCTAGGCAAAACCTACACGCCTACCAACCTTGCATTCGACGAATTCCTGATTGGTAGTCTTCGACTAACTCCGAAGGTTGCTGCGAAGGTTTACTACCGAATAGTTGCATCGACCTCGGGGCTACCTAGCAGCACCTACCCTGACGGCGGTGCCACCACTGCCATCCAGTCGATGACCGTTACGCCTTTCAACACCCCTGTTGATGTTAAAACTTGGGGTATTGTTGGTAGCGCCACCCCAAATAAATGGGATGGTCCAGACTTCATGATGGACGATGGCGACAATGCCGATGAGTATGTTGCAACCGTTAACCTTGTTGTTGGCGAAATCAAATTCCGCTTCAACAACAGCTGGGATAAAAACCTAGGTGGTTCTGGCGGCGTTTTATCAAACGGTGGTTCAAATATTCCTATTACAGTAGCAGGAACGTACACCATCAAGCTAAACACCAAGGCGCTGACATATTCAATTGTTAAGCTCTAA
- a CDS encoding RagB/SusD family nutrient uptake outer membrane protein, giving the protein MKLNKIAIFIVGVMFSAASCTSDLDVTPIDPSQTFSKDVFSNATGYKQALAKLYAAYAVSGQQGPSGKPDIIGIDEGFGNYFRQLWNAQELSTDEAIMAWNDATIKDFHYQTWTPNDTFIAALYSRIFYAITIENEYIRDANEFMSNLSAADQEKAKKFILEARFLRALSYYHAIDMFGNVPFVTEEDKPGSFFPKQIKRADLFKYIETELLAIEKDMVAPRANEYGRADQAAAWTLLAKLYLNASVYNKENKPSNDAIIKWNTECAKYCEKVISGGYSVENTPYRNNFLADNNTSNEIIYAIAFDGSSTTTYGGTTYLVHAAIGGSMKANEFGVGGGWGGIRTTKALVNKFPAPQDASADKRAMFYSTDQTLDINDVAQFGQGWAITKFRNVKANGSPATHAHPDFVDVDFPVFRLADVYLMYAEAVKRGSTEGTEAQAIIYINKLRERAYGNTSGNITSYDLPFILDERSRELYWEGHRRSDLIRFGQFSNGSYVWPWKGNVAAGTSTDGYRDLYPIPTRDKSCNPNLTQNVGY; this is encoded by the coding sequence ATGAAATTGAATAAAATCGCAATATTTATAGTTGGAGTGATGTTTAGTGCAGCATCATGCACCAGCGATCTGGATGTAACTCCAATCGACCCAAGCCAAACGTTCTCGAAAGACGTTTTCTCCAATGCCACCGGATACAAGCAGGCACTTGCCAAATTGTACGCAGCCTATGCGGTGAGCGGGCAACAAGGTCCTTCGGGTAAACCAGACATTATCGGTATCGACGAAGGTTTCGGCAACTATTTCCGCCAATTATGGAATGCGCAGGAACTTTCTACCGATGAAGCGATAATGGCTTGGAACGATGCCACCATTAAGGACTTCCACTACCAAACGTGGACTCCCAACGACACCTTTATCGCTGCTCTTTATTCGAGAATTTTCTACGCGATTACCATTGAGAATGAGTACATCCGTGATGCCAACGAGTTTATGAGCAACTTAAGTGCTGCAGATCAGGAGAAGGCAAAAAAGTTTATTCTTGAGGCCCGTTTCCTTCGCGCTCTTTCGTACTACCACGCCATCGACATGTTCGGCAATGTGCCCTTTGTTACCGAAGAGGATAAGCCAGGCTCGTTCTTCCCAAAGCAGATCAAACGTGCCGATCTTTTCAAGTACATCGAAACCGAACTTCTGGCTATCGAAAAGGATATGGTAGCCCCTCGCGCCAACGAGTATGGCCGTGCCGACCAAGCTGCTGCTTGGACTCTTCTTGCTAAGCTTTACCTAAACGCATCTGTTTACAACAAGGAAAACAAGCCTAGCAATGATGCCATCATAAAATGGAATACCGAGTGCGCTAAGTACTGCGAGAAAGTGATTTCTGGGGGCTATTCGGTAGAGAACACCCCATACAGGAACAACTTCCTAGCCGACAACAACACCAGCAATGAAATCATTTACGCTATTGCCTTTGATGGGTCTTCCACTACTACCTACGGTGGAACAACCTACCTTGTTCATGCCGCCATTGGTGGAAGTATGAAAGCTAACGAATTCGGTGTTGGCGGAGGATGGGGCGGTATCCGTACAACCAAAGCCCTTGTTAACAAGTTCCCTGCCCCTCAAGATGCAAGTGCAGACAAGCGTGCAATGTTCTATTCAACGGATCAAACTCTTGACATCAACGACGTTGCTCAGTTTGGCCAAGGATGGGCTATCACCAAATTCCGCAACGTAAAAGCTAACGGTTCGCCTGCAACCCACGCGCACCCCGACTTTGTTGATGTCGATTTCCCCGTATTCCGCCTTGCCGATGTTTACCTAATGTATGCTGAAGCGGTTAAAAGAGGAAGTACAGAAGGCACCGAGGCTCAGGCCATCATATATATCAACAAGCTCCGCGAACGTGCCTATGGCAATACAAGCGGAAACATTACCAGCTACGATCTTCCATTTATCCTCGACGAAAGATCGAGAGAGCTGTACTGGGAGGGCCATCGTCGCTCCGACCTTATCCGATTTGGACAATTCTCAAACGGCAGCTACGTATGGCCTTGGAAGGGTAATGTAGCGGCAGGAACTAGTACCGATGGTTATAGAGACCTTTACCCAATCCCTACAAGAGATAAGAGTTGTAATCCGAACCTCACACAAAACGTTGGTTACTAA
- a CDS encoding TonB-dependent receptor has translation MTLLVVSLFSVGAIAQNLKVTGKVTDSKTGEGLPGVSVIVKGTTNGVATDIYGAYSINAPKGATLVFSFVGYTPFDAKVGGATLNVQLTEAAKAIDEVVVIGYGTVKKSDATGAVQAVGSKDFNKGAISTPQQLLSGKSAGVVITSEGGRAGSATKIRIRGESSLNASSNPLVVIDGIPMSSDDLNAVNPNDIESFTILKDAASTAIYGSRATTGVIMITTKKGRADSKLSVAYNGSSSISYLPKTIDVLNGDEYRALIKDLAAKKVAGVNDQAVKRLGSANTDWQDEVYRTAFSTDQNIAIQGSYKGYPYRVSYGYRDENGVLKGDNYKRNSLAVSFNPSFLNDYLKLTVNARGSKQAINYSEQDAVGAAIAYDPTQVIRDNSKYGGYFTWTNLSDANANGSNNSNGQPNPIGVSNPVSLINQTDNTGDIYKFIGNAQVDYKFHFLPELKATVNAALDYTESHYVDNAPNDAAWTYRGGIGRINNSNKTNRNELFEIYLNYNKTIGNHAFDATAGYSDQWFWYRGRDFDASSVKVNRDNIISKNESYLLSFFGRLNYTFLERYYLSATVRADGSSKFYSGGRWGQFPSVAVGWKINKEEFLANTIVNELKLRASWGITGQQAGIGEYGYIPYWTISEPSAAYQFGDKFVNTYRPAAYDEKLKWETTTTYNIGTDFGIFNNRVSGSVDVYLRKTEDLLSEIPIAAGTNFSNYLITNVGDMENKGIDFSLNLRPIQQKDLNWSVSYNINYNKNEITKLTKFDDPNFQGIEKGGISGGNGNQVQVLRVGSPIYSYQVFQQVYNPKTGMPIEGLYVDRTGKGGSVSADNSNKYLYKQPNPTVSMGISSALQYKNWDLSFAGRVYLDNYVYNNVASDRATYASVYNQSGYLNNVPTAVNKTKFSAPQYWSDFYVENGSFFRMDNISLGYSFNKLFTEKLSGKITASVNNAFVITNYSGLDPEVSGGIDNSIYPRPRIFTLGLNINFK, from the coding sequence ATGACTTTACTGGTAGTTTCCCTATTTTCAGTTGGAGCAATAGCTCAAAATCTGAAAGTTACAGGGAAAGTAACTGATTCCAAAACTGGTGAAGGTCTACCAGGGGTAAGCGTAATCGTTAAAGGTACTACCAACGGTGTAGCTACCGATATCTACGGTGCATACTCAATTAATGCGCCTAAAGGTGCAACCCTCGTGTTCTCCTTTGTGGGCTACACGCCATTCGATGCTAAAGTTGGAGGAGCAACTCTAAACGTACAGCTTACCGAAGCCGCCAAAGCCATTGACGAAGTAGTAGTAATTGGCTATGGTACGGTAAAGAAGTCTGATGCTACTGGTGCCGTACAAGCCGTAGGCTCAAAAGACTTCAACAAAGGAGCTATATCCACACCACAACAGCTACTGTCTGGTAAGTCTGCAGGTGTCGTTATTACCTCTGAAGGTGGACGCGCTGGAAGTGCTACAAAGATTCGTATCCGTGGTGAGTCTTCACTAAATGCAAGCAGCAACCCTCTTGTAGTTATTGACGGAATACCTATGAGTTCTGATGATCTTAACGCTGTAAACCCTAACGATATCGAATCGTTTACCATCTTAAAAGATGCTGCATCAACTGCAATATACGGTTCGCGAGCAACAACAGGCGTTATTATGATTACTACCAAAAAAGGTAGAGCAGATTCTAAGCTAAGTGTAGCCTACAACGGCTCTTCGTCAATTAGCTACCTGCCAAAAACAATCGATGTTTTAAATGGCGATGAGTACAGAGCCCTTATTAAGGATCTTGCAGCAAAGAAAGTTGCCGGAGTAAACGACCAAGCCGTAAAACGCCTAGGCAGCGCTAACACCGACTGGCAAGACGAGGTTTACCGTACAGCATTCAGCACAGACCAAAACATTGCTATCCAAGGTTCATATAAAGGATATCCTTACCGTGTATCTTACGGTTACAGAGATGAAAATGGAGTTCTTAAGGGCGACAACTACAAGCGCAACTCTCTTGCAGTTTCGTTCAACCCTTCTTTTTTAAACGACTACCTTAAGCTAACCGTTAACGCTAGAGGTTCTAAGCAAGCTATCAACTATAGCGAGCAGGATGCCGTTGGTGCAGCAATAGCTTACGACCCTACACAAGTGATTAGAGACAACTCTAAATATGGTGGCTACTTTACTTGGACTAACCTTTCGGACGCCAACGCTAATGGCTCTAACAACTCGAACGGACAGCCTAACCCTATTGGTGTAAGCAACCCTGTTTCGTTGATTAATCAAACCGACAATACAGGAGATATTTACAAGTTTATTGGAAATGCTCAAGTTGATTACAAGTTCCACTTCTTACCTGAACTTAAGGCAACCGTAAACGCAGCGTTAGACTACACCGAAAGCCACTATGTTGACAACGCTCCAAACGATGCCGCATGGACCTACCGTGGTGGTATTGGAAGAATAAACAACTCGAATAAAACCAACAGAAACGAGCTTTTTGAAATCTATTTGAACTATAACAAAACTATCGGTAACCATGCTTTTGATGCAACTGCTGGATATTCGGACCAATGGTTTTGGTATAGAGGAAGAGACTTCGATGCTAGTTCTGTCAAAGTAAATAGAGACAACATCATCAGCAAAAACGAAAGTTACCTACTTTCTTTCTTTGGAAGACTTAACTATACATTCCTAGAACGCTACTACCTTTCGGCAACTGTTAGAGCTGATGGCTCGTCGAAATTCTACTCTGGTGGCCGTTGGGGTCAATTCCCATCAGTTGCTGTAGGCTGGAAGATCAACAAAGAAGAGTTCCTTGCCAATACAATTGTTAACGAGCTTAAGCTACGTGCCAGTTGGGGTATTACCGGACAACAAGCGGGTATCGGCGAATATGGCTACATTCCTTACTGGACCATCAGCGAGCCATCTGCTGCATACCAATTTGGCGACAAATTCGTTAATACATACCGCCCTGCTGCTTACGACGAAAAGCTAAAGTGGGAAACAACAACAACATATAACATCGGTACCGATTTTGGGATTTTCAATAATCGAGTTTCGGGTTCTGTTGACGTATACCTACGCAAGACCGAAGACCTGCTTTCTGAAATTCCAATTGCAGCAGGAACCAACTTCTCAAACTACCTTATTACCAATGTAGGCGATATGGAGAATAAGGGTATTGACTTCTCGTTAAACCTTCGTCCTATTCAGCAAAAAGATTTGAACTGGAGCGTTAGCTACAACATCAACTACAACAAGAACGAGATTACCAAGTTAACCAAGTTTGACGATCCAAACTTCCAAGGTATTGAAAAAGGAGGAATCTCGGGAGGTAATGGCAACCAAGTTCAGGTACTAAGAGTTGGTTCCCCTATTTACTCATATCAAGTTTTCCAGCAAGTTTACAATCCAAAAACAGGAATGCCTATTGAAGGTTTGTACGTAGATAGAACTGGTAAGGGTGGATCTGTAAGCGCAGACAACTCTAACAAGTACCTCTACAAGCAGCCAAACCCAACTGTTTCGATGGGTATTTCGAGCGCATTGCAATACAAGAACTGGGATTTATCATTTGCCGGACGTGTTTATCTCGACAACTACGTTTACAACAACGTTGCATCGGATAGAGCAACCTATGCCTCAGTTTACAACCAGTCGGGCTACCTTAACAACGTCCCTACCGCTGTAAACAAGACGAAGTTCTCCGCCCCTCAGTACTGGTCTGACTTCTACGTGGAGAATGGTTCATTCTTCCGCATGGACAACATCAGCCTAGGCTACAGCTTCAACAAGCTTTTCACCGAGAAGCTATCGGGTAAAATTACGGCTAGCGTAAATAATGCATTTGTTATTACAAACTATAGTGGTTTAGACCCTGAAGTATCGGGTGGTATCGACAATAGCATCTATCCTCGTCCAAGAATTTTCACCCTTGGATTGAACATCAATTTTAAGTAG
- a CDS encoding LacI family DNA-binding transcriptional regulator, translated as MTNNRVTIKDIAKELGLSVSTVSRALKDHPDISIETKRAVVELSQRLKYKPNMMALSLKNSRSNIIGVIIPELVHYFFSSVIAGIQEVADKHKMRVIVQQSNESFEQEGEALDAFSDGWIEGLIVSISKETISYEHFDELQAKGIPIVFFDRPIDQDNVDSVVFDDYKGAYEAVEYLLKIGRRNIVHFAGPASTHVGRERLRGYRDALRDSSIPFREELVVHADSFEKGGTGVEALVAKGIEFDAIFTCNDFTAIGALKALKREGLLVPDQVAVVGFGDEDIAKMVDPPLTTVRQPGKEMGRVAMLTLIEKINNAPTKEREHKLEANIVVRETT; from the coding sequence ATGACAAATAACCGAGTGACAATTAAAGATATCGCCAAAGAATTGGGGCTGTCGGTTTCGACGGTTTCTCGTGCGCTAAAGGATCATCCAGATATTAGCATTGAGACTAAGCGGGCTGTGGTGGAACTTTCGCAGAGGCTGAAGTACAAGCCGAATATGATGGCCTTGAGTTTGAAGAATAGCCGTAGCAATATTATTGGGGTGATTATACCGGAGCTGGTTCACTACTTTTTCTCTTCTGTCATTGCAGGTATTCAGGAAGTGGCTGATAAGCATAAGATGCGCGTAATTGTTCAGCAAAGTAACGAAAGTTTTGAGCAGGAAGGCGAAGCGCTAGACGCTTTTTCGGATGGATGGATTGAGGGGCTAATCGTATCTATTTCGAAGGAGACCATTTCCTATGAGCATTTCGACGAGCTGCAGGCAAAGGGCATCCCTATAGTATTCTTCGATAGGCCTATCGATCAGGATAACGTCGACTCCGTGGTCTTCGACGACTACAAGGGGGCTTACGAGGCAGTTGAGTATCTCCTTAAAATTGGAAGACGAAATATCGTTCATTTCGCTGGTCCTGCATCGACGCACGTGGGGCGCGAAAGGTTACGCGGCTACCGCGATGCGTTACGGGACAGCTCGATTCCCTTTAGGGAGGAATTGGTGGTGCATGCCGACTCGTTCGAAAAGGGAGGTACTGGTGTAGAGGCCTTGGTTGCGAAGGGGATTGAGTTTGATGCGATATTTACCTGCAACGATTTTACAGCAATTGGAGCTCTGAAGGCCCTGAAACGGGAAGGCTTACTGGTGCCCGACCAGGTGGCGGTTGTTGGCTTTGGGGATGAAGATATTGCCAAGATGGTAGATCCTCCGCTAACTACGGTGCGCCAGCCAGGGAAGGAGATGGGACGTGTGGCAATGCTAACGCTTATTGAAAAGATTAATAACGCTCCTACTAAGGAGCGAGAACATAAGCTAGAAGCGAATATTGTTGTCCGCGAAACCACCTAG